The region TCCCATCGATTGCGTGTAGAAAATTAACAGGAATCGAATCTGCGTCTAACGCCTTTAAGCTATTTGCCATATCAACGACATCTTGCTTGGATTCTTTCATCCCAACGATGACACCTGAGCAAGGAGACATGCCAGAGTTTTTGGCCATCTCTACTGTGTTTACTCGATCGTCATAGGTATGTGTAGTCGTTATATTTGCATGATTTTTTTCAGATGTATTAATGTTATGGTTATATCGGTCAACGCCAGCTTCTTTTAGTCGTGATGCTTGCTCCGGCTTTAATAATCCTAGACAGGCACAGATCTTCATACCATATGTTTCTTTTATTTCTTTCACAGCGTCCACTACATGGTCAATCTCTTTATTTGAAGGGCCACGTCCACTTGCCACAATACAATATGTACCAATATTTAAATCATAGGCCCGTTTCGCGCCCTTTAATAGAGCCTCTTTTTCTACCATTTGATATGTATCAATGGGGGCACTTGAAATAGAGGATTGAGAACAGTAACCGCAGTTCTCAGGGCAAAGACCTGATTTTGCGTTCATGATCATATTTAGCTTTACTTTTTTGCCGAAGTACCTCTTTCTAATTTGAAATGACGCATGCATCAGTAATAGAATATCGTCATCCGGACATTCCAAAATCGAAAGCGCTTCATCATTTGTAATACTACCACCATCTAACACCTTATTTGCTAGGTCCATCCACTGATTCTTTTCGTGATTCATGTCGTTTCCTCCAATTTTTTAATTATGTTGGGTACATCAATATGGTCTTTTATCATTTGTTTGATTGTTACTTTATTTCGTTCCTCAAGCCTCGGGGTGATTCCTAAAATCGGAACGCCACATTGCGCTTCAATCACGTCGGGATTGGTTTGTTCTGCTAAATCAAGATCACTGTATTTGCCATTAATAATAATGCCCACGATCTTGATGCCTACGCTTTGGGCATATTTTACAGTGAGAAATGTATGATTGATTGTACCTAAGTTTGCCCTTGTCACAATAATGGTTGGTAGTTCTAAAGCAGTTATTAAGTCACTGACTAAAAAATCTGGGCCTAGTGGAACCGAAATGCCACCTGCACCTTCCACAAGAAAATATTGATGCTTCTCTTTGATCTGATTCCAGTGATGTAATACATCCTTAAGACTAATAGTTTTTCCTTCCAGCTTCCCAGCAACATAAGGGGCAAGAGGCTCTTTAAATTCAAATGGTGTAATGTCTTCATAGGATAGAGGGGTGTGAGAACCTTCTTTAAGTAAACGCGTATCACTTTCGGGATGTTCACGCGAAATCCCGCTTAAGAGTGGTTTATATACCCCGATATCAACTTGTTTTTCCTTAAGGACAGCGGCAATGCCACTTGTTATCATTGTTTTCCCTACATCTGTGTCTGTTCCAGTAACAAATAATCCCTTCATGATATAATCTCCAACTCCCTTCCAATATCTTTAAAAGACGTAAGTAAATGCTCAACCTGTGAATCATGATGAGCAGCAGTCACAGTGAGACGAATACGACTTTCTCCATTAGGAACAGTTGGAGGGCGGATCGCAGGTGCATAAATACCCTTTTCCTGAAGTTTTTCTGAAAAACGAACCGATGTTTCTGCTTCACCCATAATCACAGGGATAATAGGTGTATGCTGTCCATATACGATGAATCCCATTGCTTCTAGCCTGTTTTTTATTATTTTTATGTTTCTAAGTAAACGCTCTCTTTTATCTTGGTCATTCTCTATCGTATCTAGTGCAGCGTAGGCGGCTGCACAGCTTAGCGGTGGGATAGCGGTTTGGAAAATAAAAGTTCGGGCATGATTTAACAAAAAATCAATCAACATTTTTGAACCCGTTACAAAACCACCTTCAACGCCTACCGCTTTACTTAAAGTTCCAATGACTACATCTGGAGAAACGCCAAAAAACTCGCTCGTTCCTCTTCCGTCTTTCCCTAAAACACCTGTAGCATGGGCATCATCGACAATGACATAAGCATCATATCGTTTAGCCAGTTTCATTATTTGGTCTAATGGTACGATCGTTCCGTCCATACTAAAAACACCATCTGTGACTATAAATCTACGAGTGTAAGTTTGTGTTTCTTTTAATTTTTGCTCTAAACGATTCATATCAGCATGCTGGTAAATGACAGTTTCAGCTTTTGATAGCTTACAACCATCAATGATGCTCGCATGATTAAGCTGGTCGCTTAACAGTACATCCCCTTTTTCTGGCAATGTTGAAAGAACACCGATATTAGCTAAATACCCGCTTGAGAACAAAAGTGCAGCCTCCGTCTTTTTAAATCTAGCAATCCTTTGCTCTAGCTTCTCATGCCATTCTGTATTTCCAGTCGTTAACCTAGATCCACTGCTTCCAAGTCCAAATTCCTGTAACGTCTTTAATGCCTTTTCTATTAGAATGGGATTATGGGCTAATCCTAAATAGTTATTTGATGAGAAAACAACCTGCTCTTTGCCGTTCACTATCCTTTGCGGCTGGGGTGCCGTGCTCAATGTCCTTAATTCACGATACAAGCCAGCTTCTTTCGTCTTTTCAATCCTTTGGGTTAACCATTGATTAAAACGCACTGCGCGTAACCTCATGAATTGCTTGTTTCATTATGTCAACCATCGCTTTAAGATCTTCCATTGTACTTACAAGTGGAGGCATAAAGACAATGACATCTCCCATGGGTCTCGTCAGCATTCCAAGCTCTCTCATTTTTAACGAAACCTTATAGCCCATCCTTGCTTGTAATGAGAAGCTTTCCTTTGTTTCCTTCGATTTGACGAGCTCAATCCCGCACATAAAGCCTAACTGTCTAACATCTCCTACGTGTGGCATATCCTTTAATTCTTCTAATAATGTATGTAGATGTTCCGCTTTTTCACTTACCTGTTCAACTATTTGATCTTGCTCAAACAAACGTAAATTTTCTATAGCAACTGCACAACCTAGTTGATTGCCAGTATAGGAGTGGCCGTGGAAGAATGTCTTTAGTGTTCTGTAATCATCATAAAAAGCTTGATAAATGTCCTCTGTCGTAAAAGTTGCCGCTATGGGTAAATACCCGCCTGTAATGCCTTTTCCAGCAGCCATTAAATCGGGTTGTACGCCTTCATACTCACAAGCAAACATCTTACCTGTACGTCCAAATCCAGTTGCGACTTCATCGACAATCATGAGTACATCATATTTTGTACATAGCTCTCGAACGCCTAACAAAAAGCCTTCTGGCATAACGATCATGCCTGCAGCACCTTGGACCATGGATTCAATTGAAAGTGCCGCAATCGTTTCGTGTTGTTCAATTAATAACTGTTCCAGCTTTTTAAGACAATCATTTTTACAAGTTTCTGGATCTTCACTTTCTGATCGATAAACATAGGGTATAGGAGATTGATAGCTTTCAAACATAAGGGGACCATAGACATGATGGAAAAGCTCGATTGAACCGACACTGACTGCTCCGATCGTATCTCCGTGATAGCCATTTTGCATCGAGATAAACTTTTGTTTTTCTGGCTTTCCGATATTCTTCCAATATTGAAATGCCATTTTTAATGCAATTTCCATCGCTTCCGCACCACTATCAGAATAGAAGACCCTAGTTAAGTTTTCTGGCGTGATTTCTACCAGTTTTTCGGCAAGCTCAGTAGCTGGGATATTTGTCATCCCCAATAATGTGGAGTGGGCGATTTTATCAAGTTGTGATTTGATCGCATCATCTAATTCCTTCTTCCTGTGCCCGTGGACATTAAGCCATACAGACGAAAATCCATCATAATACGTTTGACCATCAATGTCTTTTACTTTGATACCTTCGCCGCTTTCAATGATTAAAGGATTTTCATCATAATCCTTCATTTGTGTAAAGGGTAACCATAAATACTTCTTACTTTTTTCCATCAACTCTTGTGTCATGCTCTTCCTCCCATTGGATTAGAATTGGTTGTTCTTCTAAATAGGATATATAAATATTAAAATCAGATAGCGAATCAACGAAAAAGATACGGCAGCCTTTCTCATCCCCATGATGTTTAAGTTGCGTTATACGTTGATAGCCTATGTTTTTACTAGCGACATAGCCGGTCGTGTAATCTGGGTCATCTGACCAACATAATTCTGCAATGGTTGATTTATGATTACACACCTTAGTAGCAAGGACGAGCGCTTCCTTTAACCTCGGGTTAGTAGAGACTGCTTTTGATTTAGCCCATTTTTCAAAATTATCCCTCTGCCAATCCATTTTAGAGACACGAACCCCTTTATCTATTCTCCCGTCTACGCGCTCCCCCGTATGAATATCAATGAGGATAGCTCCTCTTACAGAATATTCAGGTATTTGTTTATAGGCTTTTGCAATCATGTCTTTAGGGACACCCGCTTTCTCAAGTAGATATCTAGCCAGATCTTGTCCTTCTTCAACTGTCGTTACATCATTTGTTTGGACAGTGAGTGGACTCAGTCGTTTAATAGGTTGATTGATAATTTCACATTGAATCTGAAGAAAATCTGGCTTTCCTCTTGAGTGATTGAGCGCTTTATCCAGTAAAGTATTCACTGACATCCTTAAATCACGATAAGATGAGAGTAATTCACCACCAGAAATATGCTTTCCTCCATTTTCATGCGATGCACTTTCTGAGGCTCGCATTCTGACATTATACAATCTACTTTGATCCATGCCTGTCGTCTCCTAAGCTTAGTTATGATAGTCAAACTTCGTTCAGATAATGGAATGCACAAGATAAGAGAGTCGATAATTACGAGATTTGTAAACCCAATATGTTAATAGGTTAACAATATAAATAGTAAAATTGTTAACCTGAAATGTCAATTGGGTTAACAAAAATAATTCAATAAATATGACTGGTGATTGGGAGCAAACACAACGTCTTAAGTAAAAAATATAAACAAGACCATGACAATATAAATAGTTTTGGATTTGAACCTTGATTCTCGAGCCTCAAGGTTCTTTTTGGTGTAAGTGAATGTCATTATAGGTGAGGGAAGCTTACTTTTTCTTTTGAAACTTAACAAGGCTGTAAAACGTAAACCTAGGGAGAACCTTTTAAAAATAGTAAAAAAGGGCGCGGGGTGGTGGCTGTAGAGTGGAGGTCCTATACGCAAATTGATTCTACATATCTCTACAAAAATCGCCATGATATAATGATAAAAATCATAGTGAAAGGAAGAATGTAACATGCTGATTGCATCAATTATTGTAGGTCTCATCGTTCTTTATCTCATTTTCTCTTATAACAATCTGATCAAGGTAAGAAACAAAGTAAGAGAGTCTCTGCGTGCCATCGATATCTATTTGAATCAACGTTTTGATGTTTTGACCAATATGGCTGAGACTGTAGTGAGTTACGCCACGCATGAAAAGGAAACGCTGACCAAAATCACGGAGCTTCGTAACAGTATACATCAATCAGACGACGAGAAGGTTAGAACGTATAACGAAATTGAAAAGCTCGTAGGAGGGTTAACGGTGCAGGTCGAAAACTATCCGGACCTCAAAGCGAGTGACAACTATATCCAACTACAGAAAACCATGAACGACCTAGAGGAGAAAATCTCAGCTAGTAGGCGGACGTACAATGCGAACACGACGACATTCAACACTATGATTGAGACCATCCCGACAAACCTATTTGCACAGATGATGGGTTTTTCCAAAAAGCCTTTATTAGAGATCGATGAGCATAAAAAGGCAGATATTAATATGAAAGCATTACTTGGGAATAGATAATATGTTTCCAGACTTTGAAGAAGTTCACAGCGCCGTTACGCCGCATTTAGATGAATTAGAGAGTCATAGACAGGATTTGATCGGGCAAATAAAAAAGCATGGATTGGTCACTCTTGGTGTGATCCTGTTCTCCTTGTTACTGATCGCATTTTTACCAGACGCTATCGTCGTTGTGGGGGGCGCCTTTGTTATATATCTCGTTTTTATTGCGTTCAAGCTATATAACCGCTATCAAGCGTTCCGTCTTGAATTCAAAGAAAAGGTCGTCGCTACGTTGTCTAAGCAGATACTAGATTTATCTCAGTTAGAGAATGAAACAGAAGAGTATGAGTATAAGTGCCATTATGACCACAATAGAAGGGTTAGCGATACACATATCTATAATAGCAAGCTATTCCCTGCAAGGATTGATGAGATCAAAGGCGAGGATTTGTTTCAAGGTGTCTTAGGGCTTACGGATTTCCAGTTCTCAGAAATCACCCTCGTCGAAATACGAAAGTCTACCAATGCCAAAGGCCATACGACCCGAAAACGTGTTAAGCTCTTTGATGGCATCTTGTTTGTTGCCGATTTTCATAAAGACTTTGACGGGATCACCACGCTGACCTCGGCCAACTTTGTTAACAATAGTTTTTTAGGTCACTTTAGTCTATTTAGCGATCTTAAAAAAATGGATCTTGAGTCTGCCGAGTTCAACAGAGCCTTCCATGTCCGTTCAACGGATGAAACGAAAGCAAGATATCTGCTTTCTTCTAGCATGATGGAACGTATTCTGCAGTTCAAAGCGCAACACCACCAGAAGATCGAGATTTCTTTTGTAAACTCACGGATGTGTATCGCACTTTCATCCGGTAAAAATTATTTTGAGCCAAGCTTGTTTAATCCTATGGATAAGCAGCAAACAAGATCAATCTATGACGATTTAACTTTTTTCTTCGGCATGATTGAAGAGTTTGATTTAAATACGAGAATATGGAATAAGTAGGTGAGTATCTCTCATTTTTTTGGTGGGGAGTGGATAAAGATGACATCGCCTTGAAGCTTAACATGGCTGTAAAACGTAAACCAAAGGAGACTTACTTAGTTATTTTTAATATGAACCCTACGGTATAATTGAAAGGGGGGACGCATGTAGCGTCCCTCTTTTATATGCTCAGCAATTAACCTTGAGCCACTTTTCTCTCCTGTCTTTCAAATACAGCCTCACTGGAAGCCCGTACTTTCTCTTTGATCTCTTCTAGGTTATCTACGAGTAATTTGCCGTTTCTCTTGACGGCTTTCCCGGCTACAAATACGGAGTCAACATTTTCTGGGCGAGCGCTTTGCACAATAGCCCCTACAGGTTGATCGTTTAGAGGATAGAGATTAGAAGCACCAGGATCAACGAAAATGATATCCGCTTCCTTACCAACCTCAAGTGTGCCAATTTTATGATCTAACCCCAGCGCTTTGGCCCCATTAGGGATGGCGAATTGTAACATGTCATCAGTCGTGATTTGAAGCTCCTGAGGCATCTCGCCACTCTCTAAGATCTGTTGGTTCTGTATCGCGCGTTCCGCTTGCAGGGCGAACTTCATCTGCGAGAACATGTCTCCGGCCGTGGAGACGACAACGTCCACGCCTAGGGTCACTAAGCCGTCATGCTTGTGAACTTTTCCTGTTATAGGATAGCCGTGTCCCATCATCATTTCCACTTCAGGTGTGACAGACACGGAGGCACCTGTTTCAGCAATAAGCTTGTATTCATGGTCCTGTACCGTATTGACATGCACAAGGTTGAGGTCGGGTCCTAATAGGTTGGCGTCATATAATCTTTGGATAGAATGATCATGAGGTCCCCACGTCCCAAAACCGATATGCATAGCGGCGATACAATCTAACTCTCGAGCGAGCTGGATGTCATCGACGGCC is a window of Caldalkalibacillus salinus DNA encoding:
- a CDS encoding DUF3137 domain-containing protein, translating into MGIDNMFPDFEEVHSAVTPHLDELESHRQDLIGQIKKHGLVTLGVILFSLLLIAFLPDAIVVVGGAFVIYLVFIAFKLYNRYQAFRLEFKEKVVATLSKQILDLSQLENETEEYEYKCHYDHNRRVSDTHIYNSKLFPARIDEIKGEDLFQGVLGLTDFQFSEITLVEIRKSTNAKGHTTRKRVKLFDGILFVADFHKDFDGITTLTSANFVNNSFLGHFSLFSDLKKMDLESAEFNRAFHVRSTDETKARYLLSSSMMERILQFKAQHHQKIEISFVNSRMCIALSSGKNYFEPSLFNPMDKQQTRSIYDDLTFFFGMIEEFDLNTRIWNK
- a CDS encoding LemA family protein → MLIASIIVGLIVLYLIFSYNNLIKVRNKVRESLRAIDIYLNQRFDVLTNMAETVVSYATHEKETLTKITELRNSIHQSDDEKVRTYNEIEKLVGGLTVQVENYPDLKASDNYIQLQKTMNDLEEKISASRRTYNANTTTFNTMIETIPTNLFAQMMGFSKKPLLEIDEHKKADINMKALLGNR
- a CDS encoding amidohydrolase family protein; this encodes MEKTLIKNGRVLDLKNGNHTLQKRDILIEGKHIRDMKPHIQDQDVTNVIDAEDKIVMPGFVDTHRHVWESILRHIGTDWTLVTYLESLYYNNLGAQLTPEDSYIANLWGALEALDAGVTTLLDYSMLETPEHADACIKGLQDAHVRGVFAHGPSGDGKYWSRDSELRHPEDSRRVKAAYFQSDDQLLTMALGIRGPEFSAWETAVDDIQLARELDCIAAMHIGFGTWGPHDHSIQRLYDANLLGPDLNLVHVNTVQDHEYKLIAETGASVSVTPEVEMMMGHGYPITGKVHKHDGLVTLGVDVVVSTAGDMFSQMKFALQAERAIQNQQILESGEMPQELQITTDDMLQFAIPNGAKALGLDHKIGTLEVGKEADIIFVDPGASNLYPLNDQPVGAIVQSARPENVDSVFVAGKAVKRNGKLLVDNLEEIKEKVRASSEAVFERQERKVAQG
- the bioW gene encoding 6-carboxyhexanoate--CoA ligase, encoding MDQSRLYNVRMRASESASHENGGKHISGGELLSSYRDLRMSVNTLLDKALNHSRGKPDFLQIQCEIINQPIKRLSPLTVQTNDVTTVEEGQDLARYLLEKAGVPKDMIAKAYKQIPEYSVRGAILIDIHTGERVDGRIDKGVRVSKMDWQRDNFEKWAKSKAVSTNPRLKEALVLATKVCNHKSTIAELCWSDDPDYTTGYVASKNIGYQRITQLKHHGDEKGCRIFFVDSLSDFNIYISYLEEQPILIQWEEEHDTRVDGKK
- the bioD gene encoding dethiobiotin synthase; this encodes MKGLFVTGTDTDVGKTMITSGIAAVLKEKQVDIGVYKPLLSGISREHPESDTRLLKEGSHTPLSYEDITPFEFKEPLAPYVAGKLEGKTISLKDVLHHWNQIKEKHQYFLVEGAGGISVPLGPDFLVSDLITALELPTIIVTRANLGTINHTFLTVKYAQSVGIKIVGIIINGKYSDLDLAEQTNPDVIEAQCGVPILGITPRLEERNKVTIKQMIKDHIDVPNIIKKLEETT
- the bioA gene encoding adenosylmethionine--8-amino-7-oxononanoate transaminase — encoded protein: MTQELMEKSKKYLWLPFTQMKDYDENPLIIESGEGIKVKDIDGQTYYDGFSSVWLNVHGHRKKELDDAIKSQLDKIAHSTLLGMTNIPATELAEKLVEITPENLTRVFYSDSGAEAMEIALKMAFQYWKNIGKPEKQKFISMQNGYHGDTIGAVSVGSIELFHHVYGPLMFESYQSPIPYVYRSESEDPETCKNDCLKKLEQLLIEQHETIAALSIESMVQGAAGMIVMPEGFLLGVRELCTKYDVLMIVDEVATGFGRTGKMFACEYEGVQPDLMAAGKGITGGYLPIAATFTTEDIYQAFYDDYRTLKTFFHGHSYTGNQLGCAVAIENLRLFEQDQIVEQVSEKAEHLHTLLEELKDMPHVGDVRQLGFMCGIELVKSKETKESFSLQARMGYKVSLKMRELGMLTRPMGDVIVFMPPLVSTMEDLKAMVDIMKQAIHEVTRSAF
- the bioF gene encoding 8-amino-7-oxononanoate synthase, which codes for MRFNQWLTQRIEKTKEAGLYRELRTLSTAPQPQRIVNGKEQVVFSSNNYLGLAHNPILIEKALKTLQEFGLGSSGSRLTTGNTEWHEKLEQRIARFKKTEAALLFSSGYLANIGVLSTLPEKGDVLLSDQLNHASIIDGCKLSKAETVIYQHADMNRLEQKLKETQTYTRRFIVTDGVFSMDGTIVPLDQIMKLAKRYDAYVIVDDAHATGVLGKDGRGTSEFFGVSPDVVIGTLSKAVGVEGGFVTGSKMLIDFLLNHARTFIFQTAIPPLSCAAAYAALDTIENDQDKRERLLRNIKIIKNRLEAMGFIVYGQHTPIIPVIMGEAETSVRFSEKLQEKGIYAPAIRPPTVPNGESRIRLTVTAAHHDSQVEHLLTSFKDIGRELEIIS
- the bioB gene encoding biotin synthase BioB; translated protein: MNHEKNQWMDLANKVLDGGSITNDEALSILECPDDDILLLMHASFQIRKRYFGKKVKLNMIMNAKSGLCPENCGYCSQSSISSAPIDTYQMVEKEALLKGAKRAYDLNIGTYCIVASGRGPSNKEIDHVVDAVKEIKETYGMKICACLGLLKPEQASRLKEAGVDRYNHNINTSEKNHANITTTHTYDDRVNTVEMAKNSGMSPCSGVIVGMKESKQDVVDMANSLKALDADSIPVNFLHAIDGTPLEGVKELNPLYCLKVLALFRFINPTKEIRISGGREVNLRSLQPFGLYAANSIFVGDYLTTAGQEDSEDHRMLLDLGFEVESVEEMKANIAAGK